From Calliphora vicina chromosome 3, idCalVici1.1, whole genome shotgun sequence:
gtattatttttgggttttagccatttctagccatttataattcaaaatctagccattttctgagctgaagagttggcaaccttgtTCATTTGTCATCTCAAAaattctgtaacattctttcgctcactgaaattgaaaagtgagtgagtattgtgtcctacaaaaataaaacgatcattcgaatgtaggtttgttatgtatgtatattagggtggccccaaaatttaagttgcggatgttcccacctaaaatgaaaatttgattcattctaagactatgttttgaattttgttcgtcctggggtcaatatttggcgagctggatcaaaggataaaaaggtccttttttgaggttttttacattgtttccatatttcttccaaaggaagtatatgtaaatttggtatcatatgaaaggtctttgagagacgcattcaattggttaaaagaaatttaaaaaaaaaaattttaattaaaaaatttaaaaaattttcgacaaaattttatttttttttaattttttcatagaatatattcaaatacatagatgaaatttcttgatcataaacatcatgtaatttcaccgaaatggtttttctcgttttttaaaattcagtccagttcaatgtttattcaaatttgtttaaacccaatttcatccctatctgacaatctctgtatactcaattcatagtatatgtaatgggcatcaaaataactcaaattttataagctctccatcgatgtataatttcgtatactttttttgttactatacatcgcgctataatggttattttaatgttattcctttggaatgttgttgttaattttaagtaacatgtgaaaaactgcttattacatatatttttacattgtttagtatattgtttgctaaatgagaaatattaattaacagttaaaacttaaaaatataaattcatagaaaatattttaatattaacataattttttcatatatgtatatttatttacaaattcgtTTACATGAGTTTATTCTATTAGCAATATAAGAAGGTCGATTTTTTTCGATTACTGATAGCATGGATTGACTGACAAAATGTACAAATCGTTCTGTATTTTGTGAGTGACATAGAAAATCTGAAATTagtaatatattattaaaatatcatgCTTTTATACATAATAGCTTAACcaaagataaaataattttctagtaaaaagtttaattttattatcgcGATTTTTATGAGAATTTATAATGTTTTACCTGGAATATCTATAATGTTGCTTGAGTCGTTGTATTTCATTAATTGTTCTGTTGAGTAAAATTGAATGCAAGGGGGCTCTGAGAAGGCTACCTCTTTCCAATCTATTAAATCCGTGTAGGaatgacaattaaaattgagtGTTGGAATTGTGAATTGACgtagtatataataaataataagtatataataaatatgttaaatgtcacaaatatgtaaatttataataCTTATAGTTGTACTTAAAAGAGTACATCTATCaacgttttattaaatttgtttatcaaagTTGCTTATTATCTGTATTAAGAtagatttcaatttaaataaacgcaaaaaaaaaataaatatttagtatgaaaactatttttgttataaaaatgatttgttaTTACATTTATTATCTCCCAACCCACACAATCAAGTCTGATATGccctttgaatttttctttaataaaattaaaataaataaaattggtatTGTTGACAACAGTGTTCTAAAATGTGTTATGTTGCAATGTATTATTTccaatcaaaatgtaaaattttatttttttggttgttatgcCCTTTTGATTTTAAGGTGAccatatataagattttttgtaaaaattaaaaaaaaaaaaaaagagaaaaaatgttctcttaaaattttactagttgtcaatgattttatacaaattcttcattactttaaaaataaacgacaaaaaacaacaacattcaaaagcaaattattattatggaataatgttttagcttaaatttaaatattcgtagtgtaacaaaagaaaagtatacgaatttatacatcgatggaaagcttataaaatttgagttattttgatgcccattacatatactatgaattgagtacagagattgtcagatagggatgaaattaggtttaaacaaatttgaataaacattgaactggattgaattttaaaaaacgagaaaaaccatttcggtgaaattacatgatgtttatgatcaagaaatttcatctatgtatttgaataaattctatgaaaaaattaaaaaaaactaaaattttgtcgaaaatttttaaaattttttaattcaaaatttttttttttaaatttcttttaaccaattgaatgcgtctctcaaacccctttcatatgataccaaatttacatatacttcctttggaagaaatatggaaaaaatgtaaaaaacctcaaaaaaggacctttttatcctttgatccagctcgccaaatattgaccccaggacgaaaaaacttcaaaacattgtcttagaatgaatcaaattttcattttaggcgggaatatcgataccttattttttctccatacaaacggggccaccctaatgtatatggccgtatgctgccgcgtatatatttttgtttcaagaattattggagttattcaaattgtttttgttttcatgaaggaatttttatatgtgtgttattgaatgaatgtgaatttatttatggtatggtgatgtagaatgaaataaagaaagagtattgctacagtttttaagtaaatttcataaaataataatgaaaaagggaaatacataattgttattgttaaaataataattgtaattgaaagtaaTTGAAAGtacgatttcaaaaatacattattgggattatatctaacaaaacacataattaaaaaaatacaaagtactgacattcttaattaaattagcaatattatttcaatcactttttttagaaaacatatatcTTATGCACTTTTCTACATTAACAGAACATTTGTCAGCTGCCATCAGCGACCTATCGTTggtttttcgctgttttttggaatgacagttttacgttattttttatttcgtaaaacaataaaatcttattccttaaattcagaaattctatttatatattgttatatcataaaataattaagttaatgttgaaaatatacaaattgtattacaaaactatttttctttcgtatttttagtagaaattttgttgatcatatatatataagttgtaaatgtcaggtaaaaaatatatattttgccaattgataactaacattatgtaaatgggaaaacgcccaaaaaattgcaacaatattcattttggtttagttattgtcacatttttattttggatcagaattatcagatcatcaaaatatttttcctttttcaaattccagttaatatcttgagttttttggtaattttattattttgtgataaaagaataccttatagttagtgaatgttctgcttaacaaatattgtctaaacatttggttagcatcggaaattagaaataataaaaaatgaactcttttttccgcaaaaatattagtttaaataaaatataatttgattttttaaaattttaatccattatttcacgcataaatctctaattgtcaaaagactgtgtgtttttacaactaacaaaataaataattgatttaattcactacaatcaattctcaaaatgaaatggtcattatacaacatactgagctaatgagctaaaagagcgacctagttcatttcagtgagctgagctgaaaagagcggtcacttcactgagctaataaatCCAACTCTAATCTTTGgatacgcccacgtcaaattttataccgatcggatCGGCCGATCGAAAGAACTTTGATTTTGCCCCACTTTGCGTGGGtattagaataatatttttgcatgTTACAAACATATTCACTAACACAATATActttccccactatggtggtgtaaggtataatgactgttattgttatttctaagggataacagaaaaaattattttttgaaagctaattttaatataatttttatgcaattaaaaaatatcatactgaaaaatttacaaattacaaGCTGTACAAAGTTTTCGTAACCAGAGGTGGTTGACTGACATTGACACCCTGTATCTCTCCTTGTGTTCTAACAGGGTACTAACATATCTCATTCTATTAAAGCTATTATCTTGTTGGAGGAGAccaatttgttaatattttttcaatataatattggAATTATTACAAACAAATGAACTTGCAAATGGATTAAAGTTAGTTTCTTAATTTGATTTAAGAATCATAAAAAGCTCATACGAATTTACATTCACTAAAAGTTTTTTGCTGGGACTAAACTACAACTTGGCTGCAAATACAAcacttttccaaaaaagtaacGAAAATATTCGTTAGTTTGGTTGCTATGGAGAGTTTCTATGGCAATTTAATGCAACTTATTTTATCGATAAACAAAACATTGTTAATATTTAACATTAATACGCTCAACACAGTTTTGTATAaagttattttgttataaaaatgcccTTATTAGAGGCACCTCAAGATTTAAGTGAATCCTCTCCAGATGTATCTATCAACCAAGAAGCACCAGCACAAGCAGAGGCACAAGTTCGAGTTTTACCAGTGGCTGCAGCACAAATACGCTTGCCCACACCGGAACGGCACATACAAGTAAGTGCAGAAGTTTTACAACTAAACAACAGGAATCGTGAAAGAAACGTTCGGATACTGGGCTCATTTGATCGTGATATCATAGAATCTGAAGAAGAAAATCATTTTCCGGCATATGTACACTTATTGCCAGTGGTGTTGCCACCACAAGCTCCCGAACCTACTTTAGATGAGCTGTTGGTGAGTATTAAAATGATATTTAAGCTGTAAACATAATATTCTGATCACATTTAATCAAATTTCAGAGACGTGTTACCTCACGCACCGATCTACACAATGTGGAATCTGTTAGATTGCGTGTTATCTCCTATACTTTGAGTTTATCACATTTGGCTTTATTTTTGCCACGTCTTCAACATTTGGATTTGAGTGGTTCGGTATTATGCTCTTTACGGGATTTAGGTTTCGGTTTGATACATTTGAATCACTTAAATGTGAGCAATTGTGGTCTAAATAGTTTCGATGGCACCAGTGGTTTTCCTGCTCTACATGTGCTTATAGCCGATGACAATATGATACAACGTATAAGTACTTTAACGGATTTAACATTGTTGCAACATTTGAGTGTACGCAACAATCGTATTAGTGAATTAAGTATGTTGACATTTCTGGGATTATGTGCAAATTTGATGGAATTGCAATTACAAGGAAATCCCGTACGTCATCAACCCTTCTACAGGCAGACATTACAACGTTGTATACCCTCGTTGCAAGTGTTGGACGGTGTGGCGTTACAAAATGATGAAGTTAACCAGGAAATGGCAACAAACACTCTGCCATCTCTGGATAGTGATGAAATTTCCTCATTATCCTCAGCCTCAAATTCCATAAAGTTGGATCAACGTCCTGCTACAGCACCCACAATA
This genomic window contains:
- the LOC135953268 gene encoding uncharacterized protein LOC135953268 codes for the protein MPLLEAPQDLSESSPDVSINQEAPAQAEAQVRVLPVAAAQIRLPTPERHIQVSAEVLQLNNRNRERNVRILGSFDRDIIESEEENHFPAYVHLLPVVLPPQAPEPTLDELLRRVTSRTDLHNVESVRLRVISYTLSLSHLALFLPRLQHLDLSGSVLCSLRDLGFGLIHLNHLNVSNCGLNSFDGTSGFPALHVLIADDNMIQRISTLTDLTLLQHLSVRNNRISELSMLTFLGLCANLMELQLQGNPVRHQPFYRQTLQRCIPSLQVLDGVALQNDEVNQEMATNTLPSLDSDEISSLSSASNSIKLDQRPATAPTINCDSSNNCSISGQRPNSVSVTSRCNSLSSGSPVIGSVVALARQRPHRKHHMANAWASSDSSSYSTASSTSSTRPPSSVSSNGSYDCISNAQATEK